Within the Bacillus sp. E(2018) genome, the region CAGAGGAGCAAGCTCCTCATCATTCGCTCGACTTGCATGTATTAGGCACGCCGCCAGCGTTCATCCTGAGCCAGGATCAAACTCTCCATAAAAGTGTTTGTCTTGCTCGATTTAAAACTGACGGAATTAATTCTTAATTCCTTACCTATTTCTTTTGTTCAGTTTTCAAAGAACTTTTTTCTTTTACCGCGTCACTCTCTTAAAGCAGCGACAAAAACTATCTTACCACATATCTTCTTTCGAAGCAACAACTTTTTTAAAAGTTTATGTTTGTTTTTGTCGAACGTTATGTAAGAAAAGCAACAACGTTTATTACTATATCAGCGATACGGACGCCCGTCAACGCTTTTTTAAAGATTTTATTAAAAAACCTCTTTTCTTGTCGAAAAGAGGTTTGCTTTCTATAAGGAATACTTCTCTAAAAGATCGTTTTTCGTCTTCCATACTTGAACGGAAAGGTCGACAAAATACTCTTGTGGATTCAATCTTCGTAAGTGCTGAGGCCAGAATAAACCAAGCTGTTCCTGATGATAGCGCCGAATTTCTTCGAGGTTCGGAAGGTCATACACAAGCTTTCCTTCTATATAAACGGGCTGTAGCAGTTCTTCGGCAGTAAAGGAAGAAACAATCTTACTTTTGTATGTGTGCACTGGATCAAATAGTTTAATATCTTTTTCAGGAAGCACTTCATCATCCATCGCAATGTAATCCGCTTCTGCTTTTCCGTTTGAATTGATGATACGGTAGACCTTTTTATATCCAGGTGTTGTTATTTTCTCTACATTAGATGAAATTTTGATTGTGGGTACAAATTCTCCGTTTTCGTATTTAGCTACAACTTTATAAACGCCTCCGAGTGCAGGCTGATCTGATGCTGTAATAAGCTGCGTCCCAATTCCCCAAGAAGTGATTTTTGCACCTTGTGCTTTTAAATCTGAAATCACATCGTCGTCCAAGTCATTACTTGCTACGATCCCCACATCTGTTAGACCTGCTTTATCTAACATTTTCCGAGCCTGAATAGATAGGTATGCTAAATCACCACTGTCCAACCGTATACCTTTGAGTGATTTCCCAGCTTCCTTCATCTTTAATCCCACTCTTATCGCGTTCGGTACTCCGCTTTTTAACGTATTGTACGTATCAACCAGTAAAACGCTT harbors:
- a CDS encoding nicotinate phosphoribosyltransferase; its protein translation is MSYEDLALHTDKYQINMMYAHWKNGTHNNIRVFEAFFRKNPFKSGYAVFAGLERIIHYLEHLHFKEEDIDYLRTQEEQYEESFLEELKNFNFSGELFSVKEGTVVFPNEPLIRIKCRVFEAHLLETALLNFMNYQTLIATKAARIRYVTPDDQLMEFGTRRAQEADAAIWGARAAYIAGFDATSNMRAGKLFGIPTKGTHAHAWVQDHETEEDAFERFADALPNQSVLLVDTYNTLKSGVPNAIRVGLKMKEAGKSLKGIRLDSGDLAYLSIQARKMLDKAGLTDVGIVASNDLDDDVISDLKAQGAKITSWGIGTQLITASDQPALGGVYKVVAKYENGEFVPTIKISSNVEKITTPGYKKVYRIINSNGKAEADYIAMDDEVLPEKDIKLFDPVHTYKSKIVSSFTAEELLQPVYIEGKLVYDLPNLEEIRRYHQEQLGLFWPQHLRRLNPQEYFVDLSVQVWKTKNDLLEKYSL